One Desulfuromonas acetexigens genomic window carries:
- a CDS encoding YbaN family protein, with translation MRWLLFACGWLSVALAILGLFLPVLPTVPFLLLALACFSRSSDRFHTWLVEHEQLGPLVRPYLAGAGMPLKAKVKAILLVWASILLSTFFLIERLWLQILLPLIALGVTLYLLRLPTADGDGD, from the coding sequence CTGCGCTGGCTCCTTTTCGCCTGCGGCTGGCTCAGTGTCGCCCTGGCGATTCTCGGCCTCTTTCTGCCGGTCCTTCCCACCGTCCCCTTCCTGCTTTTGGCCCTGGCCTGTTTTTCCCGCAGCTCCGACCGTTTCCATACCTGGCTGGTCGAACACGAGCAGCTCGGCCCCCTGGTACGCCCCTATCTCGCCGGCGCCGGCATGCCCCTCAAGGCCAAGGTCAAGGCGATTCTGCTGGTCTGGGCGAGCATCCTGCTCTCCACGTTTTTCCTCATCGAGCGCCTCTGGCTGCAAATCCTTCTCCCCCTGATCGCCCTCGGCGTCACCCTCTACCTGCTGCGCCTGCCCACCGCCGACGGGGACGGCGACTGA
- a CDS encoding type II toxin-antitoxin system Phd/YefM family antitoxin, producing MKVELVTNLKRQATRILADLHESKEAVLITEHGQPSAYLVDVQDYEFMQRRLALLEGLSKGERAILEGRTTSHEKAKERMRKWLK from the coding sequence ATGAAAGTAGAGCTTGTCACCAATCTGAAGCGTCAAGCGACGAGAATCCTTGCCGATCTGCATGAGAGCAAGGAAGCTGTATTGATTACCGAACATGGTCAGCCGTCAGCTTACCTGGTCGATGTTCAGGATTACGAATTCATGCAGCGCAGGCTCGCGCTGCTGGAAGGGTTGTCCAAGGGAGAAAGGGCAATTCTGGAGGGCAGGACGACCTCCCATGAGAAGGCCAAAGAGCGGATGCGGAAGTGGCTGAAATAG
- the mauJ gene encoding methylamine utilization protein MauJ, which produces MKTKWHFHFQTNDFVFEKEHKFIGSANGLNVNIAENLPENLELEISISPDKEKNNPNAEQTGTLYITLPLTHDEAKPVIHHLAFMISQKIAFDHGDFKLLGGLLVCERLPETPEEIEEVGDTPFSVVVNLVEAVPPPKFDSQKFAKKSEDSIDFRLVTQHNEARNTKNAIAKFIAFFKILESQFPPTHKKQHIKDTLKTNSDLLNVFTSIFEFTTEEEALQGFISFIDSIVHARHRCAHLKVNKNFGYLPFDPKIKEEVEPFLGPLEALTYETITKLSKSV; this is translated from the coding sequence ATGAAGACAAAATGGCATTTTCATTTTCAAACTAATGACTTCGTTTTTGAAAAAGAACATAAATTTATAGGGTCCGCAAATGGCCTTAACGTAAATATTGCAGAAAATTTGCCCGAAAATCTTGAATTAGAAATTTCCATATCACCGGACAAAGAAAAAAATAACCCCAATGCCGAGCAAACGGGGACATTGTACATCACGCTACCTTTGACACACGACGAGGCCAAGCCAGTCATTCACCATTTGGCATTTATGATTTCCCAAAAAATAGCTTTTGATCACGGTGACTTTAAGTTGCTTGGAGGCCTGCTTGTTTGCGAAAGGTTGCCAGAAACGCCTGAAGAAATAGAAGAAGTTGGAGACACTCCTTTTAGTGTTGTGGTCAATTTGGTTGAAGCAGTCCCTCCCCCCAAATTTGACTCCCAAAAATTTGCAAAAAAATCTGAAGACTCAATTGATTTCCGACTCGTGACTCAACACAACGAAGCTAGAAACACAAAAAACGCTATTGCAAAATTCATCGCATTTTTCAAGATACTTGAGAGTCAGTTTCCACCAACACATAAAAAACAACATATTAAAGACACACTTAAAACCAATTCAGACCTATTAAATGTGTTCACTTCAATTTTTGAATTCACCACCGAAGAGGAAGCATTACAGGGCTTTATCTCGTTCATTGATTCTATCGTTCATGCAAGACATCGATGTGCTCATTTGAAAGTGAATAAGAACTTTGGCTATTTGCCATTTGATCCCAAAATAAAGGAAGAGGTCGAACCATTCCTAGGGCCATTAGAAGCCCTAACATATGAGACAATTACAAAATTATCAAAAAGCGTATAA